The nucleotide sequence atgaggcaaggtgaggcagccacctcaagcGGTAGAatccataggggcagcagatcctgatgtggATCTTTATTCCCCTTTGtgcctgatgtagatcttcactcctgCTTCTTCCCTGGTGCGGAGGTGGGAACCGTTCTGTGGTTCATCTCAGGtgctaaaatgtcttgggccagccatgAGCAATTGCAGCAGGACACGGTGTCAGTCCACCTGAGCAGATGGAGATACAGTCTAGATCATTGTGCATCTTTCCCTCAGAGTGGCCTTCTTATAAAACTGGTTACTGAATTATGGATAACATGGAGTAGCTTGTTACATGATGCACAGGTATCTTACACTTCATATTCATACAACTTAGCATATACCCACAGATGCCCTCCTTGTGTGCATTGCTGTAAGTTAGATACTGTGATCGAGTCACATGCAGCTTCACTTCTCATTCTGTAtgagctgtatttttttatttttttatttttttaaaaaaaaccatgcaagttatttttaattgcatcctTTTGTATTGTGCAGGTCCATAATGTTTGTTTGTGCTTAAGAAGTGTTGATCATTAGATTTCTATGCCCTTGGCTCTGATTCTGGCTCAGAAAAGCAAAAGTCCTAGTTAACACAAACGAGACCTGTGTTTGACATATTTACACCATGGCTGCATAATTACATCCACCATTTGTTTTTTAAGACAAACTGCTGGTTCGTAACCCATAAATGCTGGCTAATAGTTAGGAAATCGATGCGTGTGAAATATAAGTTGGGAAGATAtgcagcatgcacacacattgCGCCACAGGGAGGGATCAGGTGTGGATGTATGTGAAAAACAAGGGCTGGTAGTTGGGAAGAATCAAACAGCTGTGAATTAGCTGAATGTACCTTGGGGATTTGGTGTGCGGTGGTGGATCTCCTGTTTGCTTCCATTTGTGCTAGCATTTTCGTTCTCATTCCTTCTCCCTCTCGATGTATATAGGTAGGTATGTAGGGAGATAGGTATTCgtaaataaagcaaatgtttttaaatgccatAAATCTCCTATGTGCTCTTGGCCAGCTAAACCCAGGCACCTGTCAGAAGTAGGAAACTTGCGGAACAAattacatttgtgtgtgttgttaGCATCATAATATTTACCAGAATGTTTATGAGTGTGAGCTGGGAAATCCCCCAGTTCAGAAATCCCCTTGGCCAAGTTCACTACGTGGCTTTCCATAAGCCTCCGTTTTTCATGCTCCAAATATTGGCACAACTCACAGGGTTATTATAAAGGGTTTGTGGAGTAAAGGATGCGAAGCACAGACTCCGAAATCCACTTACCTTTACAGTACAGAGGTACTACATTTTTCTCACTTCATCCCTCAGGAAAATAAATTTTACTTgaactgttgttttaaaaagaaaattataatatatttaatatctTATGTATTGCTTTGTGATAATATGCTACTAATGTGATGtcacttgcttttttatttttttattttgctcataAATGTTTGCTGAAGCGGGCTGTTCGTATTTAGAGTCATGGTAGTGATACtgccctttccctttttgtgttGCAGTTGGGAAGAGTTGCGCTCTCTCCAGTATACTTTGTGATCAGCGTGATCATGAGAATTTTCTCTAAGCCTCTGCCTCCCATTACCCTGGAGAATCCAGATGTGAAATATGCTCTGCGACTGATTGACAAAGAGGTAATAGTCACCTTAGCTCaatttttcctcttctccccctgccaaGTTAAGATAGAGAACAAAATGCACCAGGATTCCCaaacaatccatggaaaaccaaaGTGTGTGTCTCCCACTCTCCTTAGAAGCATGCATGTTTATTTTCTAATCGAACAGGCAGTTCTAAAACATGGCTTGGCACTGTCGTCTAAACCACCgagcgtcttgggcttgctgatcaggaggtcagtggttcgaatccgcatgacggggtgagctcccattgctctgtcccagcttctgccagcctagcagttcaaaagcacaccagtgcaagtagataaataggtactgctgtggcgagaaggtaaacggcgtttccatgcgctctggcttccatcacagtgtcccgttgtgccagaagtggtttagtcctgctggccacatgacccagaaagctgtctgtggacagaccagatcccttggcctgaagcgagatgagcgccacaccccccATTgacaagtttgactggacttaaccacccagggatcCGTTTCCTTTACCTCTACCTCTATCTTGGTTATAAATATATATGGCAGAAGAATGTATAATACTCAAGCATTTGCTCCTCCCTTCAAAGCACTGACTTGCCTGCTGTTCCTTTTTCAGGAGATTAGTCATGACACAAGAAAATTCCGTTTTGCCTTACCATCCCCAGAACACATTCTAGGCCTTCCTGTtggtatgtttttatttgaagaaaatGAACACTTTTTGCAGTGCATCTatctggggtttttgtgtgtggtggagGAATAGAATGGGAACCCAAGACATTTGGTTGAATTGTGGGGCTTTGAAAGGAAAGAGCCTTATGAGCAGCCCACTCCTGCACTAAGCCTGTGGCTACGTTTCTCCATTGGCAGGTGGAGTAAAGCTGAGGTGGAAAGTATTTATGATCTTTTAAAATTGTCACAGCACCCAGAAATACTGCTGCAACACTTGAGCTAGATCTGGACCTGGTCAGTACATGAATGGAACATCTCCTGGGAGCTTATGGCTTTAGTTCCAATATGGAAGGGGATAGAGTCAGTAGGCAATGCCAATAAGTGCAAGAAGAGTAGCTTTCAACATTCCTGATGCTTCACGGATCAGTGTTTTCCCCCTGGGGAAATTCGGTCTTTTATACATTTAGCTAATCGGAAAGATGCCCCCACCTTGCTCTTGGGACACAAGTGGTGGCAAAGGCAGAATGGTACTGCGGTTTCCATTGTCTTCACACAGCTGGTTTAAGGACTTGATGAGTTGGTTTACTATAGCCTCCCTGTCTCTGGTTGCAACCcaatttcttttccttctctggtGTTGGGATGATGTCCAGGAGAACCGTTGTTCTAACATCTGAGCTTGCAGAAAGCAAAAGTATCACAACAAAGCCACACGTTAGTCTTAACTTGTTAATATTGCCCACAGATCGGCCATGAGAATAGGTATGACCATATAGACAGTACTGgtgtagtgagagccagtgtggtgtagtgtttaagagcggtagactcgtaatctggggaaccgggttcgtgtctccgctcctccacatgcagctgcagggtgaccttgggctagtcacacttctttgaagtctctcagccccactcacctcacagagtgtttgttgtgggggaggaagagaaaggagaatgttagccgctttgagactccttcgggtagtgaaaagcgggatatcaaatccaaactcctcctcctccttctacttTGTGTTATCGATGTGTAGTATGACCGTGGGGAAAGTTATCCATTCTGAATACCATAAAACAAGAAGAGTCAACTGTTGGTCCAAGGTACATAGTTCAGTTCTTGTGCTGAGCCTTGCACACACCTGGGTAGGAGACCCCCTTGGGGCTCAGTGCAGATGTGGGCCACTCTGGTAGCACAGACCTATACatatctactgagaagtaagacccattgagttcagtgggacttaactcccaggtaagcaagtgtaggattgcagcccgaGTTCCTGAATTCTATGTGTAGGAAAGAAGTGCAATAAATTCTTGAGCTGGCTTTATACTGTAAATGTTAAATTGAAAATGTGGAGTGGGTGAGTTGGGAAATCCTTAGTTTTGGatcatttttaagaaaaatgaagCTCTACAGATGGGTTTGCTGATTTGATCTAGAACAGCCATAACATAGTATTTTGGGAGAGCGTAGAGTGGTACCTAGTATGCTAAAGGGATGCCAGCATCAAGGAAAATGTAAGCATGTTCTTCAGTATCTTCAAAATATGATGTATTTTTTTAACTCTAGGGCAGCACATCTACCTCTCAGCAAGAATTGATGGGAATCTGGTGATCAGGCCCTACACACCAGTCACCAGCGATGATGACAAAGGTTATGTGGATCTTGTTGTGAAGGTAATGGCTGTTGAGAATGATCGCTTCAgggcaataaaacaacaaaatttgaAGTATCTCACTTTGTGAAGTATTCAGTCTCATTTGAAACCCTCAGGTGGCCCCTGTACATCCAGATGCTTGCAGTGTGGTAGTGAAACACTGTTGATAATTAGTCTAGATTTGCAAAGGGTGTGAAGTGGGACAGGTTTCTTATCCTTGCGTTGCCCACATAGAAAATCTGAAACTAATCTGCTGTATAcgctatttttgttttaaagctatACTTtttctattctctctcttttaaatagaTATATTTCAAAGGAGTTCACCCAAAATTCCCTGAAGGAGGGAAGATGTCTCAGTACTTGGAAAACCTAAAAATAAATGACACGATTGAGTTTCGTGGACCCAGTGGACTGCTTGTCTACCAGGGGAAAGGCAAGACTGGTTTTTATAAATAGCATGGGCTCATAAGAAACACCTCGTTCCTTGTATTCCATGGGTTACCCACATGTTtcacttcagatgttgttggaactccaactcccattatccctgaccattgacaaaGGTGGCTGAGAAGGATGAAAGTTAAGAGGAATAAGACACCAGTTGCTTTCTTAAGGAAAGCTGGCAAAACAACAAACAtgcctttaaaagaaaaggaaaaactgaaCACTTTGTGCTAGCAGCAGAGTAAACAGAGTAAAATTTGGTCAGATGGAAAGAAAGTGAGAGGGTCTCCTACACAATGGCAGATGTGCAGAATAGggttgtgtggggtgtgtgttgcAGGTGCCATTTGTTATAGACTTTGTGCAGGGAGTTCTTTGTGCACATTGGAGCCCATTTGATACTCTGAATGGGGCCAATGAGCATATAATGGCACACAGCAATACTTCCGTCATTTCCTTACCTTAGTCATTCTGAACAGGGATTAAGAACATCTACTTCCTAAATCAAAGCACAATTACCACAGGAACTCTGGTTGCTTTCAGATAACTGAAGCACAATTTAGTGCTCATGTGCTGTGGTGAGTCATGAGCTCAAATGTGACTCCtccccttgcttgcttgcaagaAAAGAACTTGGCAGCCATAGCAGAAGCTATGTAACCAGTTTCCTGGTTCTGAATAAGGCTAGTATGATTACAAGCCATgatgctgttggcatctgtctgtctcgggagacaatggagtgtgcctccgtgGGCAAAGGCAAActgttgcattagcagcactgaagtgaccttcctgggatgcaagcctgggcagtgtgtaaggGATCCTGGGCTgccagacaacaagacctccctcttggccgtgctgatgtggtccaaaggaaagcagcaatatgtttggcaccagcttgtcaGTAGGAgtggctggaaggaggcgtacaaggcaccatctttCATATTCTTGCACATGGAAGGGGAGAGGGTGCATGGGCTCAGTTCCTGCTAAACCCTGGTAGCACTGTGCCTTAATGCAGCCTCTCTAGTAGAAAGGTGCAGGGATTTCAGAAGTAAGTAAACCACAAGAATTGTGGATTCTAATGGGAATTCTAGCAGCTGCCTTCACTCTTCCTATCACCCAGCCTTTTCTTGCAGAGGAGCACTGGGTGGGGCTTAGGTAATGAATCGGTTGGCAGCTCTCAAGATTAGCATTTCCCCTAGCTTATGTTTATTTTCTCATAGAGGGCAGCAGAGGGTCTCTACCTATTCTGCTGAGGCAACAGGggtctctagatgttgttagactcctgctcccgtcatccctggctattgactGTGCtcactggtgctgatgggagtttctGTCTAGCAgcattggagggccacaggttgcacATCTCTAGGACAAGGTTTTCTTCCTCCAGTCTCCTAGTtaagggtggggaaactgtggctcttATCAACTTCTGCTTCTAGccagaaaaccattgtttatgtCCTTTCTTGCTATTTCCACAGGCGTATTTGCTATTCGTCCTGAAAAGAAATCTGAACCGGTTCTTAAACATGTCAAATATGTGGGGATGATAGCAGGTGGAACAGGTACAAAATAGATTGTTTGCTGACTTTTGTGTATTGAGTTTGTTTCTGTTCTCTAAGAGGTGTCTTTCTTTGTTTGACTTGGCTgtggctgtccccccccccccctttctctaaaGGAATTACCCCCATGTTGCAGCTCATTCGGGCTATCATGAAGGATGAAGAGGATCCCACCATTTGTCATTTACTCTTTGCTAACCAGGTAAATAGAAGTccctaattttattttttgtggatcTTAATctgaaggaaaggcaggattttGGCAGGGCTAAGAAAAGCAAggcaatggtgtttttttttaaggagtaaTATTCTTTGATGTTCAATGCAATCCTACATGTTTACTCGAGAATATATTCTATAATTTATATAGGACTTTATTCCCACATAAGTGTGCATAAGCTTGCAGCCTTATATTCCCCCTTTTTGAACTGCTCAGAGCAGCTTGCATTGGGTTCCCCCAGTGTTCCATCTCAGAGGGTTTCTGGACTCCTTCTTAGCTTCAGCTGTAGAACTAGGTCATGTTACTTCAGACCGTGCTGTGGGCTAAGAgtgggaacctatggccctctggGTATTGCCAAACTGGAAGTAACAATGGGAGTGGTACTTCAGTAATATCTGGAGGTCCAAAGGTCCTAGATCAACATTGAGTTTCTAGACCTTGTTGGCCTTACAACTCTTGGCCAGTAGATGAGATGATGGTAGTTGAAGTGCAGTAACATCTGGGAACACAAAAttggggaagcctgctctagaccagggtggagaacctcaggcccataTGCTAAATGTGCCCTCCCAGGCCTCTCTGTTGGCCTTTGGGACTGTGCCCAGGCTGCATTCTC is from Lacerta agilis isolate rLacAgi1 chromosome 10, rLacAgi1.pri, whole genome shotgun sequence and encodes:
- the LOC117053765 gene encoding NADH-cytochrome b5 reductase 3-like, which produces MGAYLSTLGRVALSPVYFVISVIMRIFSKPLPPITLENPDVKYALRLIDKEEISHDTRKFRFALPSPEHILGLPVGQHIYLSARIDGNLVIRPYTPVTSDDDKGYVDLVVKIYFKGVHPKFPEGGKMSQYLENLKINDTIEFRGPSGLLVYQGKGVFAIRPEKKSEPVLKHVKYVGMIAGGTGITPMLQLIRAIMKDEEDPTICHLLFANQTENDILLRPELEEVQAQHSNRFKLWYTLDRAPESWDYSQGFVSEDMIRDHMPPPQDDVLILMCGPPPMIQYACIPNLDKLGYSKEMRFAY